The genomic region GTCGAATTGAACGGTTCGAGCACGCGGCCGGCGTCCAATCGGCCCTGTGTCGTCCGGTTGTACACGCAGATCTCCACCGAGCCCTTGTCGGCCACCCTGTGTGTCGCGACCAGCACCTCGGCACCCGCAGGAGAGGCATCGTGGGCATTGGCCAACAGATTGATCAGCACCTGTCGCAGCTTGTCCGGATTGGCGAGCACGCCGGGCCGACCACCGCCGCACCGGCAACGCACCGGCCGCACATCGTCCGCTGCACGTGATGCATCGTTGAACTCATCGACAGTTCGCTCGACCAGCGTATCCACATCAACCCACTGCCGGGACCCGGCGCTGGGTGTCCCATAGCTAAGGACCTCACCGAGCAGACGGTTCAGCCTGCCCGCGGCCTCCTGCGCCAGCGCCAGCCGCCGGCTCGATGTCTCGGGAAGATCCAGCTCGCTTAGGTGGTCCAGCGCCATCGTCATGGTCGTCAGAGGCGATCGCACCTCGTGCACGATTTTGGCCGACAGTTCGCCGATGGCGGCCAGCCGCTCGCGACGGACCAGCTGCTGGAGTGCGGCACGCAACTCCGACGTGCGATGCTCCACCGCCCGTTCAAGTTGCTCGTTGTGCGTAGCGAGCGCCAGTGTCATCCGGTATTGCTCGATGGCTGCCGCGGCGCGCGCTGCAAAGACGCGCGCGACTGCAACGTCATCGTTGTCGAAATCACGTGCCGTCCGATCGAAAGAGCAGACAGTACCGATAACCTTCCCGCTGGCAGTTTTCAACGGGACACCGAGATAGGCCACATACCCCTCGGGCATCTCGACCTCGTCCACTTCCTGGCGCGCGTCGGAGACGCAGTACGGTGCACCGTCGTCAATTACGCGCACCGTGAGGCTGCGGTGCAATGCGAACGCGATATCGCCTGTGTCC from Chromatiaceae bacterium harbors:
- a CDS encoding GAF domain-containing protein, whose translation is MKPTDQPLDLTEAIEVLACLEYREGELHEFLDRVSRGFSRVLGVDWTVVTLIEDTRTYRVAGNSSSSRDTGDIAFALHRSLTVRVIDDGAPYCVSDARQEVDEVEMPEGYVAYLGVPLKTASGKVIGTVCSFDRTARDFDNDDVAVARVFAARAAAAIEQYRMTLALATHNEQLERAVEHRTSELRAALQQLVRRERLAAIGELSAKIVHEVRSPLTTMTMALDHLSELDLPETSSRRLALAQEAAGRLNRLLGEVLSYGTPSAGSRQWVDVDTLVERTVDEFNDASRAADDVRPVRCRCGGGRPGVLANPDKLRQVLINLLANAHDASPAGAEVLVATHRVADKGSVEICVYNRTTQGRLDAGRVLEPFNSTKPRGTGLGLAIVKGIVEALQGNFSIEQDEIGGVTAKVTLPTLAEEAGEWPVAAEIGR